From the Microbacterium thalassium genome, one window contains:
- the trxA gene encoding thioredoxin: MSSAGTVVACPSCGAKNRVPSARPGKVRCAKCHADLPWLVTADDASFDEVVGKATLPVLIDVWAPWCGPCRQISPVVEQLSREFAGRLKVVKVNSDESPGISRRHGITGIPTLLMYRNGAEADRVVGAVPAGQLRQWAGRFAAA, translated from the coding sequence GTGAGCTCAGCGGGAACCGTCGTGGCGTGCCCGAGCTGCGGTGCGAAGAACCGTGTGCCGTCGGCGCGGCCGGGCAAGGTGCGGTGCGCGAAGTGCCACGCCGATCTGCCCTGGCTCGTCACCGCGGACGACGCCTCGTTCGACGAGGTCGTCGGAAAGGCGACGCTCCCGGTGCTCATCGACGTGTGGGCACCGTGGTGCGGCCCGTGCCGTCAGATCTCGCCGGTCGTCGAGCAGCTCTCGCGCGAGTTCGCGGGCCGGCTGAAGGTCGTCAAGGTCAACTCCGACGAGTCGCCCGGCATCTCACGCCGCCACGGCATCACCGGCATCCCGACCCTCCTGATGTACCGGAACGGCGCCGAGGCCGACCGTGTCGTGGGCGCCGTGCCCGCCGGGCAGCTGCGGCAGTGGGCGGGGCGCTTCGCCGCCGCCTGA
- the nrdI gene encoding class Ib ribonucleoside-diphosphate reductase assembly flavoprotein NrdI has product MHGVPVYYYSSTSGLTRRFAHHLAERDGRAVFNLADADVRRTEVDGPWVLLTPSYKAGNDDQATLPTAVTVFLRSPVNRRHMVGIIGSGNRNFGVFYQAAARELAAASGRPVLFEFELSGTPEDVEMCARILADLDAALARKAS; this is encoded by the coding sequence GTGCATGGTGTTCCCGTCTACTACTACTCGTCCACCTCGGGGCTGACGCGGCGGTTCGCCCACCATCTGGCCGAGCGCGACGGGCGGGCCGTGTTCAACCTGGCGGATGCCGATGTACGCCGTACCGAGGTCGACGGGCCGTGGGTCCTCCTCACGCCGTCCTACAAGGCCGGGAACGACGACCAGGCGACCCTCCCGACGGCCGTGACGGTGTTCCTGCGCTCGCCGGTCAACCGCCGCCACATGGTCGGGATCATCGGCTCGGGGAACCGCAACTTCGGCGTCTTCTACCAGGCGGCCGCGCGCGAGTTGGCCGCCGCATCCGGTCGTCCGGTCCTGTTCGAGTTCGAGCTGTCGGGCACGCCCGAGGACGTCGAGATGTGCGCCCGCATCCTCGCCGATCTCGACGCGGCGCTGGCGAGGAAGGCCTCCTGA
- a CDS encoding lysoplasmalogenase family protein, whose amino-acid sequence MHALPASPPHPLPAVKPLAAGWWWGFVLYVFIAVVHIGALAIGDDSVAAPSKLLLMPALAAAIVWAERDRRWGVPQLLLLSAIALSWLGDGAASFFPFAPTLPVMLLCFGLAHVGYIWLFTRYGAVRRTPWWTLVYAVWWIVLVAVLWPRLGALAVAVAAYGLVLAGTAVTSARGHVLTAVGGALFLASDTILAFLLFTPELMPEIADALVMLTYCSGQGLIAVGLLLSGLAARRPRSEPSQV is encoded by the coding sequence GTGCACGCGCTACCCGCTTCGCCCCCGCATCCGCTGCCCGCCGTCAAGCCCCTCGCGGCCGGCTGGTGGTGGGGCTTCGTCCTGTACGTGTTCATCGCCGTCGTCCACATCGGCGCGCTCGCGATCGGCGACGACTCCGTCGCCGCGCCGTCGAAGCTCCTCCTCATGCCCGCCCTCGCCGCGGCGATCGTGTGGGCCGAGCGCGACCGCCGCTGGGGTGTCCCCCAGCTGCTCCTGCTCAGCGCGATCGCGCTGTCGTGGCTCGGCGACGGCGCAGCCTCGTTCTTCCCGTTCGCTCCGACCCTGCCCGTCATGCTGCTGTGCTTCGGCCTCGCGCACGTCGGGTACATCTGGCTGTTCACGCGCTACGGAGCCGTCCGGCGCACCCCCTGGTGGACCCTCGTCTACGCGGTGTGGTGGATCGTCCTCGTCGCCGTGCTGTGGCCGCGGCTCGGCGCCCTCGCGGTGGCCGTGGCCGCATACGGACTGGTGCTCGCGGGCACCGCGGTCACCTCGGCGCGCGGTCACGTCCTCACCGCCGTGGGTGGAGCGCTGTTCCTGGCGTCCGACACGATCCTGGCTTTCCTGCTGTTCACCCCCGAGCTCATGCCCGAGATCGCCGACGCGCTCGTCATGCTCACCTACTGCAGCGGGCAGGGCCTCATCGCCGTCGGCCTCCTGCTCAGCGGTCTCGCGGCGCGACGCCCGCGGAGCGAACCCTCGCAGGTCTGA
- a CDS encoding NUDIX domain-containing protein, translating to MTAQQPTPGPPRRPLGARNPGDAWVVAPTGERYWGRFGAAGLLAVDPTRGVLLQHRVSWSHFGGTWALPGGARHEGESAHDAAVREAKEEAGVPHRDIRTRFMSVLDLGYWSYATVVADVTRSFEPVISDPESVELKWVPVDDVAAYPLHPGFEKAWGRLRSLVDVRPAVVVDAANVVGSVPDGWWRDRAGAASRLVRRIDRLASAGIAASALDMAEDRWFPEWSVVLEGEARGADAAPDGIGVVRASAGGDDAIAAEAHRLVASGHAVDVVTGDRELAARVTEAGARVRGARWLTDLLAD from the coding sequence GTGACCGCCCAGCAGCCGACACCGGGACCGCCCCGGCGCCCGTTGGGTGCCCGCAACCCGGGCGACGCCTGGGTCGTCGCCCCCACGGGCGAGCGGTACTGGGGCCGGTTCGGCGCTGCCGGCCTGCTCGCGGTCGACCCGACCCGCGGCGTGCTGCTGCAGCACCGCGTGTCGTGGAGCCACTTCGGCGGCACGTGGGCGCTTCCGGGAGGTGCGCGTCACGAGGGGGAGTCGGCGCACGACGCGGCGGTCCGCGAGGCGAAGGAGGAGGCCGGCGTGCCGCATCGGGACATCCGCACCCGATTCATGAGCGTCCTCGACCTCGGCTACTGGAGCTACGCGACGGTCGTCGCAGACGTCACACGTTCCTTCGAGCCCGTCATCAGCGACCCCGAGAGCGTCGAGTTGAAGTGGGTGCCGGTCGACGATGTCGCGGCGTACCCGCTCCATCCCGGCTTCGAGAAGGCGTGGGGGCGGCTGCGGTCGCTGGTGGATGTGCGCCCCGCGGTCGTCGTCGACGCCGCGAACGTCGTCGGGTCGGTCCCCGACGGGTGGTGGCGTGACCGGGCGGGCGCGGCGTCGCGTCTCGTCCGCCGGATCGACAGGCTCGCGTCGGCGGGCATCGCGGCATCCGCCCTCGACATGGCCGAGGACCGCTGGTTCCCCGAGTGGTCCGTCGTCCTCGAGGGTGAGGCCAGGGGAGCGGATGCCGCCCCGGACGGCATCGGGGTCGTGCGCGCATCGGCGGGCGGCGACGACGCGATCGCCGCGGAGGCTCACCGCCTGGTCGCGTCGGGGCACGCCGTCGACGTCGTGACCGGCGATCGAGAGCTCGCCGCGCGCGTGACCGAAGCCGGGGCACGCGTCCGCGGTGCGCGATGGCTGACCGACCTGCTCGCGGACTGA
- the adhE gene encoding bifunctional acetaldehyde-CoA/alcohol dehydrogenase, giving the protein MSTEIDALVARAQEALAEYAFFTQEQVDHIVRKASVAALHNHGELAVQAVEETGRGLFEDKAVKNMFACEHVTHSIIKQRTVGVISTDEISGITEIADPVGVVAGITPVTNPTSTTIFKSLIALKTRNPIIFGFHPSAQNCSVDAATIVRDAAIAAGAPANCIQWVEHPSLEASGALMNHPDVALILATGGNAMVRAAYSCGKPALGVGAGNVPAFIERTAKVGRAVNDIVLSKSFDNGMVCASEQAVILDEPIAAEALAEFERLHAYTVTPAEKAMLEEFIFGVEACAENCGEAKLNAKVVGQSPVWIAEQAGFTVPEDTSVLLAEVSGVGPHEPLTREKLAPVLAVLRAANAEEGIHLSEQMVNFDGLGHSGAVHSNDPAVIKDFALRVKAVRIIENAPSALGGIGDIYNAFMPSLTLGCGSYGHNSVSNNVSAVNLLNIKRVGRRNNNLQWFKVPAKTYFEPNAIRYLIDMKGVERVTIVTDGGMTKLGFVDKVIDVLNRRRNRVHLQIIDTVQPEPKLSSVQAGAAQMRQFKPDTIIALGGGSPMDAAKVMWLLYENPDVQFSDMREKFFDVRKRAFKFPDLGKEAKLVCIPTTSGTGSEMTPFAVITDDETGMKYPLADYALTPSVAIVDPLLTSALPAFLVADAGFDALTHSTEAYVSVYANDYTDGLALHAIKLIFENIERSAKAVPGSTDPADIRAREKMHNAASLSGMAFGNAFLGIVHAMAHVTGSKFHLVHGRTNAVYLPHVIRYNGRVPSKLTSWPKYERYIAPERFQEIAQHLGLPAATPEEGVESYAAAVEKLRDAVGIERSFQAQGVAEEAFIGRLDELAMAAYEDQCAPANPRMPMLADMKTLMEAAYYGTSFDEVRSHRGEVAAALDATGEVRASDSAEQRA; this is encoded by the coding sequence ATGTCCACCGAGATCGACGCACTCGTCGCCAGGGCGCAGGAGGCGCTCGCCGAGTACGCATTCTTCACCCAGGAGCAGGTCGACCACATCGTCCGCAAGGCGTCCGTCGCCGCGCTCCACAACCACGGCGAGCTCGCCGTCCAGGCCGTCGAGGAGACCGGCCGCGGACTGTTCGAGGACAAGGCCGTGAAGAACATGTTCGCGTGCGAGCACGTCACGCACTCGATCATCAAGCAGCGCACGGTCGGGGTCATCTCCACCGACGAGATCTCGGGCATCACCGAGATCGCCGACCCCGTGGGCGTCGTCGCCGGCATCACGCCGGTGACGAACCCTACCTCGACCACCATCTTCAAGTCGCTCATCGCGCTGAAGACCCGCAACCCGATCATCTTCGGGTTCCACCCTTCGGCCCAGAACTGCTCCGTCGACGCCGCCACCATCGTGCGCGACGCCGCGATCGCCGCCGGCGCCCCCGCCAACTGCATCCAGTGGGTCGAGCACCCGTCGCTCGAGGCATCCGGGGCCCTCATGAACCACCCGGATGTCGCGCTCATCCTCGCCACCGGCGGCAACGCCATGGTGCGCGCGGCGTACTCGTGCGGCAAGCCCGCCCTCGGCGTCGGGGCCGGCAACGTGCCGGCGTTCATCGAGCGCACCGCGAAGGTCGGCCGAGCCGTCAACGACATCGTGCTGTCGAAGTCGTTCGACAACGGCATGGTGTGCGCGTCCGAGCAGGCCGTCATCCTCGACGAGCCGATCGCGGCCGAGGCCCTCGCCGAGTTCGAGCGCCTGCACGCCTACACGGTGACGCCGGCCGAGAAGGCGATGCTCGAGGAGTTCATCTTCGGTGTCGAGGCGTGCGCCGAGAACTGCGGCGAGGCCAAGCTCAACGCCAAGGTCGTGGGCCAGTCGCCGGTGTGGATCGCCGAGCAGGCCGGCTTCACGGTTCCCGAGGACACGTCGGTGCTGCTGGCGGAGGTGTCGGGCGTCGGCCCGCACGAGCCCCTCACACGCGAGAAGCTCGCCCCGGTCCTCGCGGTGCTGCGCGCCGCGAACGCGGAGGAGGGCATCCACCTGTCGGAGCAGATGGTCAACTTCGACGGTCTCGGCCACTCCGGCGCCGTGCACAGCAACGACCCCGCCGTCATCAAGGACTTCGCGCTGCGCGTCAAGGCGGTCCGCATCATCGAGAACGCGCCCTCGGCCCTCGGCGGCATCGGCGACATCTACAACGCGTTCATGCCGTCGCTGACCCTGGGCTGCGGCTCGTACGGACACAACTCGGTCTCGAACAACGTCTCGGCGGTGAACCTGTTGAACATCAAGCGCGTCGGCCGGCGCAACAATAACCTGCAGTGGTTCAAGGTTCCGGCCAAGACCTACTTCGAGCCGAACGCCATCCGCTACCTGATCGACATGAAGGGCGTCGAGCGCGTCACGATCGTCACCGACGGCGGAATGACCAAGCTCGGCTTCGTCGACAAGGTCATCGACGTCCTGAACCGGCGCCGCAACCGCGTGCACCTGCAGATCATCGACACCGTGCAGCCCGAACCGAAGCTGTCTTCGGTCCAGGCGGGCGCTGCGCAGATGCGCCAATTCAAGCCCGACACGATCATCGCCCTCGGCGGCGGCTCGCCGATGGACGCCGCGAAGGTCATGTGGCTGCTGTACGAGAACCCAGACGTGCAGTTCTCGGACATGCGCGAGAAGTTCTTCGACGTCCGCAAGCGCGCCTTCAAGTTCCCGGACCTGGGCAAGGAGGCCAAGCTCGTCTGCATCCCGACGACCTCGGGCACCGGCAGCGAGATGACGCCGTTCGCGGTCATCACCGACGACGAGACGGGCATGAAGTACCCGCTCGCCGACTACGCGCTGACCCCGTCGGTCGCGATCGTCGACCCGCTGCTGACCTCGGCCCTGCCGGCGTTCCTCGTGGCGGATGCCGGATTCGACGCGCTGACGCACTCCACCGAGGCGTACGTGTCGGTCTACGCGAACGACTACACCGACGGCCTGGCGCTGCACGCCATCAAGCTGATCTTCGAGAACATCGAGCGCAGCGCAAAGGCGGTGCCCGGCTCGACCGACCCGGCCGACATCCGTGCTCGCGAGAAGATGCACAACGCGGCATCCCTATCGGGTATGGCGTTCGGCAACGCGTTCCTCGGGATCGTCCACGCGATGGCGCACGTGACCGGCTCGAAGTTCCACCTCGTGCACGGCCGCACCAACGCGGTGTACCTGCCGCACGTGATCCGCTACAACGGCCGTGTGCCGTCGAAGCTCACGAGCTGGCCGAAGTACGAGCGCTACATCGCCCCGGAGCGCTTCCAGGAGATCGCGCAGCACCTGGGTCTGCCGGCGGCCACTCCCGAAGAGGGCGTGGAGTCGTACGCGGCGGCGGTGGAGAAACTGCGGGATGCCGTCGGCATCGAGCGGTCGTTCCAGGCGCAGGGCGTCGCCGAGGAGGCCTTCATCGGCCGTCTCGACGAGCTGGCCATGGCCGCCTACGAGGACCAGTGCGCGCCCGCGAACCCGCGGATGCCGATGCTGGCCGACATGAAGACCCTCATGGAGGCGGCCTACTACGGCACGTCGTTCGATGAGGTCCGTTCGCACCGCGGTGAGGTGGCCGCGGCACTCGACGCGACAGGGGAGGTCCGCGCCTCGGATTCGGCCGAGCAGCGCGCCTGA
- a CDS encoding acyl-CoA dehydrogenase family protein has translation MDTHTVVNQPPPRVDVDEYGTNAALVEGVERYDAAWAHHHLHLTGQRVGTASFIADAATANRREPTLRTHDRYGHRIDEVEYDDSYHRIISAAIGDGAHTSAWADPRPGANVARAAAFMLYAQVEPGHACPVSMTHSVVPVLQAHPGVGAPWLDRVFSRTYDGHLRPGKPGAVFGMAMTEKQGGSDVRANMTSARPIGDGRYVLDGHKWFCSAPMSDAFLVLAQAPGGLSCFLVPRLLEDGERNGIRIMRLKDKLGNRANASSEVEYDGAVGTLVGEEGRGVRTIIEMVARTRLDCTYGSTAGMRQATAEAAWHARHRSAFGRLLVDQPAMQGVLADLQLETEAATAVSLRLARAHDADADAGEIAFRRLATAVTKYWVCKRGPGHAYEALECLGGNGYTEDFPLAMRYREQPVLAVWEGSGNVIALDVLRALSREPETWEAFDAELALASGVDARFDAHLGDVRRLVAEVRADAAPGHQARGLVSALAVALQASLLLRTAPPPVADAFVASRLGDRRFGGALYGALPDGVDVRAIVERI, from the coding sequence GTGGACACTCACACCGTCGTGAACCAGCCTCCGCCGCGCGTCGACGTCGACGAGTACGGCACCAACGCAGCTCTGGTCGAGGGCGTCGAGCGCTACGACGCCGCGTGGGCGCATCACCACCTGCACCTCACCGGGCAGCGCGTCGGGACGGCATCCTTCATCGCGGATGCCGCGACGGCGAACCGGCGCGAACCGACCCTGCGCACGCACGATCGCTACGGCCACCGCATCGACGAGGTGGAGTACGACGACAGCTACCACCGCATCATCTCCGCGGCCATCGGCGACGGCGCCCACACCTCGGCATGGGCGGACCCGCGACCCGGTGCGAACGTCGCGCGCGCCGCGGCCTTCATGCTCTACGCGCAGGTCGAGCCGGGGCACGCGTGCCCGGTCTCGATGACGCACTCGGTCGTGCCGGTGCTGCAGGCCCACCCGGGCGTCGGCGCGCCATGGCTGGATCGCGTGTTCAGCCGCACCTACGACGGCCACCTGCGCCCCGGCAAGCCCGGAGCCGTCTTCGGCATGGCGATGACCGAGAAGCAGGGCGGGTCGGACGTGCGCGCGAACATGACCTCGGCCCGCCCGATCGGCGACGGCCGGTATGTGCTCGACGGGCACAAGTGGTTCTGCAGCGCCCCGATGTCGGATGCGTTCCTCGTGCTCGCCCAGGCGCCGGGCGGTCTCAGCTGCTTCCTCGTCCCCCGTCTGCTCGAGGACGGCGAGCGCAACGGCATCCGCATCATGCGTCTGAAGGACAAGCTCGGCAACCGCGCGAACGCCTCGAGCGAGGTGGAGTACGACGGGGCCGTCGGGACCCTCGTCGGCGAGGAGGGACGCGGTGTGCGCACCATCATCGAGATGGTCGCCCGCACGCGCCTGGACTGCACCTACGGCTCCACCGCCGGGATGCGTCAGGCCACCGCCGAGGCCGCCTGGCACGCGCGGCACCGCTCCGCGTTCGGCCGTCTGCTGGTGGACCAGCCGGCCATGCAGGGCGTGCTCGCCGATCTGCAGCTCGAGACCGAGGCCGCCACCGCGGTCTCGCTGCGGCTCGCGCGCGCCCACGACGCCGACGCGGATGCCGGCGAGATCGCATTCCGCCGCCTGGCGACGGCGGTGACGAAGTACTGGGTGTGCAAGCGGGGGCCGGGCCACGCGTACGAGGCGCTGGAGTGCCTGGGCGGAAACGGCTACACCGAGGACTTCCCGCTCGCGATGCGCTACCGCGAGCAGCCGGTGCTGGCCGTGTGGGAGGGCTCGGGCAACGTCATCGCGCTCGACGTGCTGCGTGCGCTGTCGCGCGAGCCCGAGACGTGGGAGGCATTCGACGCCGAGCTGGCTCTGGCGAGCGGCGTCGACGCACGATTCGACGCGCACCTCGGCGATGTGCGCCGGCTGGTGGCCGAGGTGAGGGCGGATGCCGCACCCGGTCACCAGGCCCGCGGCCTCGTCTCGGCGCTCGCGGTCGCGCTGCAGGCGTCGCTGCTGCTGCGGACCGCTCCCCCGCCCGTCGCCGACGCCTTCGTCGCGTCGCGCCTGGGCGACCGGCGGTTCGGCGGGGCGCTGTACGGGGCGCTCCCGGACGGCGTGGACGTGCGAGCCATCGTCGAGCGCATCTGA
- a CDS encoding NAD(P)-dependent alcohol dehydrogenase: protein MKVTAAVLEETGQPLGFHELELDELRVDEVLVRVVATGVCHTDAVVRDGLLPAQTPVVLGHEGAGIVERVGSAVTHLAPGDHVVLSVNSCGTCRSCLAGHPTACLDSYVRNFAGTRPDGTTSFSDAGGTPVGSHFFGQSSFAERVNAAVRSVVKIPEDFPLELAGPLGCGIQTGAGSVLNVLRPDPGGSFVVFGAGAVGLSALLAAVARRVGTVIAVDLNADRLALATELGATHVVNAAEEDPVARIIEVTGGGVQTALDTTGNARVFRQMIDSLGVAGHAGALGASAAGSEGIVDLPSALGRGIRITWIVEGDAIPQLFIPELIAMHRAGDFPFDRLVKTYPFTELNAAFDASESGEVIKPVVVF from the coding sequence ATGAAGGTCACAGCCGCCGTACTCGAGGAGACGGGCCAGCCGCTGGGGTTCCACGAGCTGGAACTCGACGAGCTGCGCGTGGATGAGGTCCTGGTGCGCGTCGTCGCCACCGGCGTGTGCCACACGGATGCCGTCGTCCGGGACGGGCTCCTGCCGGCGCAGACGCCGGTCGTCCTCGGGCACGAGGGCGCGGGCATCGTCGAGCGCGTCGGGTCGGCCGTGACCCACCTCGCCCCGGGCGACCATGTCGTGCTCAGCGTCAACAGCTGCGGCACGTGCCGGTCGTGCCTCGCCGGCCACCCGACCGCATGCCTCGACTCGTACGTGCGTAACTTCGCGGGCACCCGCCCCGACGGCACGACCTCTTTCTCCGACGCGGGCGGAACCCCGGTCGGGTCGCACTTCTTCGGCCAGTCGAGCTTCGCCGAGCGCGTGAACGCGGCGGTTCGCAGCGTCGTGAAGATCCCGGAGGACTTCCCGCTCGAACTCGCCGGGCCCCTCGGATGCGGCATCCAGACCGGCGCCGGTTCGGTGCTCAATGTGCTGCGGCCCGATCCCGGGGGCAGCTTCGTCGTGTTCGGTGCGGGAGCCGTGGGGCTCTCGGCGCTGCTCGCCGCGGTGGCGCGCCGCGTGGGGACCGTCATCGCCGTGGACCTCAACGCCGACCGGCTGGCGCTGGCGACCGAACTGGGCGCCACACACGTCGTCAACGCCGCGGAGGAGGATCCCGTGGCCCGGATCATCGAGGTCACCGGCGGCGGAGTCCAGACGGCGCTCGACACCACCGGAAACGCGCGTGTGTTCCGGCAGATGATCGACTCCCTCGGCGTCGCCGGGCACGCCGGAGCGCTCGGAGCCTCCGCGGCGGGCAGCGAAGGGATCGTCGATCTGCCGTCGGCGCTCGGGCGCGGCATCCGCATCACCTGGATCGTGGAGGGCGACGCGATCCCGCAGCTGTTCATCCCCGAGCTCATCGCCATGCACCGAGCGGGCGACTTCCCGTTCGACAGGCTCGTGAAGACGTACCCCTTCACTGAGCTCAACGCGGCCTTCGACGCCTCGGAGTCGGGCGAGGTGATCAAGCCGGTCGTCGTGTTCTGA
- a CDS encoding GNAT family N-acetyltransferase: MTTVTIEPATADRWDDAQHALTGGGDGRSCQCQWWTLTNAQFNAASADERRALMRDEIETGPPPALIAYVDGEAAGWVRVGPRAAQPRLARTKAFTAISVEPWDDADVWAVTCFVVRREHRDTGLMACLLDAAIAFARDGGARVLEGYPIDPHAGRRVGSNQLFTGVVSAFLDAGFTEVGRDKPHRAVMSLELS, from the coding sequence ATGACGACGGTCACGATCGAACCGGCCACCGCCGACCGGTGGGACGACGCCCAGCACGCGCTCACGGGCGGCGGCGACGGCCGCAGCTGTCAGTGCCAGTGGTGGACGCTCACGAACGCGCAGTTCAACGCGGCGAGCGCCGACGAGCGACGCGCGCTCATGCGCGACGAGATCGAGACCGGTCCTCCTCCCGCGCTCATCGCCTACGTCGACGGCGAGGCCGCCGGATGGGTGCGCGTCGGCCCGCGCGCGGCACAGCCGCGCCTGGCCCGCACGAAGGCGTTCACCGCGATCTCGGTCGAGCCGTGGGACGACGCCGACGTGTGGGCGGTGACGTGCTTCGTCGTACGGCGGGAGCACCGCGACACCGGCCTCATGGCATGTCTCCTCGACGCCGCGATCGCGTTCGCCCGCGACGGCGGCGCACGCGTGCTCGAGGGCTACCCGATCGACCCGCACGCCGGGCGACGGGTCGGCTCGAACCAGCTGTTCACCGGCGTGGTGTCGGCGTTCCTCGACGCCGGATTCACCGAGGTCGGCCGCGACAAGCCGCATCGCGCCGTCATGTCGCTCGAGCTGAGCTGA
- a CDS encoding cupin domain-containing protein, producing MTFDQVAHGGQEDFDATRVERGGFVFAKHVVTPKEGSQLHVSFMEIAPGKSAFPYHWHAGITEAYVILAGTGRVRTPGGEFDVVPGQVVVFPPGPAGAHRMTNTGAEPLRYVDLDTTADPDVLGYPDSGKTMAYTSTRTTTIFRDTDRVDYYDGEPDAE from the coding sequence ATGACGTTCGATCAGGTCGCGCACGGTGGGCAGGAGGACTTCGATGCGACGCGCGTCGAGCGAGGCGGATTCGTGTTCGCCAAGCACGTGGTGACGCCGAAGGAGGGGTCGCAGCTGCACGTGTCGTTCATGGAGATCGCGCCCGGCAAGTCGGCGTTCCCGTATCACTGGCATGCGGGCATCACCGAGGCGTACGTGATCCTCGCCGGCACCGGGCGCGTGCGCACTCCCGGCGGCGAGTTCGATGTCGTTCCCGGTCAGGTGGTGGTCTTCCCGCCCGGGCCGGCCGGCGCTCATCGCATGACGAACACGGGCGCCGAGCCCCTGCGGTACGTCGACCTCGACACGACGGCGGACCCCGACGTCCTCGGCTACCCCGACAGCGGCAAGACCATGGCGTACACGTCGACGCGCACCACCACGATCTTCCGCGACACCGATCGCGTCGACTACTACGACGGCGAACCCGACGCGGAGTAG
- a CDS encoding group I intron-associated PD-(D/E)XK endonuclease, whose amino-acid sequence MSAQRKYSDSQLVSAVASARSWRGVLRQLGLLSTSAGAMRSVRAHADRLGISYEHFTGRRRWVDEELRQSIAEASDWHEAARSLDGAGEAAIAALQGHAARLGVDSGHLAPREAASADAELRPDTSRLDRAGSLLAAAWYTMCGCDVSWPLEPSRYDLVISSGGEMRRVQVKTTTTRAAGTWKAYLSTSRSARRPYSPDEIDEFFVIDGDLAHYVIPLAAVGGLHAIHLSAYARFRVAGLPVGGR is encoded by the coding sequence ATGTCCGCTCAACGGAAGTACAGCGACAGTCAACTCGTGAGCGCAGTTGCCTCGGCGCGATCGTGGCGAGGCGTGCTGCGCCAACTCGGTCTCTTGTCGACCTCTGCCGGTGCGATGCGGTCGGTTCGCGCCCATGCCGACCGGCTTGGAATCAGCTACGAGCACTTCACCGGACGACGTCGATGGGTGGACGAAGAACTGCGTCAGTCCATCGCCGAGGCGTCCGATTGGCACGAGGCCGCCCGGTCCCTGGACGGTGCCGGAGAGGCAGCGATCGCCGCGCTCCAGGGCCACGCGGCGCGTCTCGGTGTGGACTCGGGCCACTTGGCACCGCGCGAGGCAGCTTCGGCGGATGCGGAACTTCGACCGGACACCTCGCGACTTGACCGCGCGGGTTCGCTCCTCGCGGCGGCTTGGTACACGATGTGCGGGTGCGATGTGAGTTGGCCGCTCGAGCCGAGTCGGTACGACCTCGTCATTTCGTCTGGTGGAGAGATGCGACGCGTGCAGGTGAAGACAACGACTACTCGTGCGGCAGGGACGTGGAAGGCGTATCTATCTACGTCGCGAAGTGCGCGACGCCCGTACTCGCCTGATGAGATCGATGAGTTCTTCGTCATTGATGGCGACCTCGCCCACTACGTGATTCCGCTCGCCGCCGTCGGCGGTCTTCATGCGATACATCTGAGCGCCTACGCTCGCTTCCGGGTTGCAGGGTTGCCCGTTGGAGGCCGCTGA
- a CDS encoding RNA-binding S4 domain-containing protein: MTDASARVDAWLWAVRVYKTRSLATTACRAGHVRVNGERAKAAQKVKPGDELRVRISGFDRILVVKSPISKRVGAAMAADAVDDRTPPPPPREEMPFVPIRDRGAGRPTKRERREIDRLRGRD; the protein is encoded by the coding sequence ATGACGGATGCCTCCGCCCGCGTCGACGCGTGGCTCTGGGCCGTGCGCGTCTACAAGACGCGTTCGCTCGCCACGACGGCGTGCCGCGCCGGCCACGTGCGCGTCAACGGCGAGCGCGCGAAGGCCGCGCAGAAGGTGAAGCCCGGCGACGAGCTGCGCGTGCGCATCAGCGGCTTCGACCGCATCCTCGTCGTCAAGTCCCCGATCTCCAAGCGCGTCGGCGCGGCGATGGCCGCGGACGCCGTCGACGACCGCACGCCTCCCCCGCCGCCGCGGGAGGAGATGCCTTTCGTCCCCATCCGCGACCGCGGCGCGGGACGTCCGACCAAGCGCGAGCGGCGCGAGATCGACCGGCTCCGCGGCCGCGACTGA